The following are from one region of the Gammaproteobacteria bacterium genome:
- a CDS encoding phosphatidylserine decarboxylase, with protein sequence MAYYPHPIIAREGWLHIVIAFSAAIGATVFLDWLWALPFWVIALFVLQFFRDPPREVPANRNAILAPADGRIVAVEKTQDPFLQREAVKISVFMNVFNVHSNRSPVDGEVRDKWYFPGKFINADLPKASLENERNALWIKTDQGADVTCVQVAGLVAKRILCHVAPGDHLARGQRFGFIRFGSRVDVYLPLNTKINVNIGDKVSATLTVLAEFREEASAAA encoded by the coding sequence ATGGCTTATTATCCTCATCCTATTATCGCTCGCGAAGGCTGGTTGCATATCGTGATCGCATTTTCTGCTGCAATTGGCGCGACAGTATTCCTTGACTGGCTTTGGGCGCTCCCGTTCTGGGTGATCGCTCTGTTTGTTTTGCAGTTCTTTCGCGACCCGCCGCGAGAGGTGCCGGCGAATCGTAATGCCATATTGGCGCCGGCTGATGGCAGAATCGTAGCGGTAGAAAAAACGCAAGATCCCTTTCTGCAAAGGGAGGCTGTCAAGATCAGTGTGTTTATGAATGTGTTTAATGTGCATTCCAATCGTAGCCCGGTTGACGGTGAAGTGCGCGACAAATGGTATTTCCCGGGTAAATTCATCAATGCGGATTTACCCAAAGCCTCGCTGGAAAATGAACGCAATGCGTTATGGATCAAAACGGATCAAGGCGCTGATGTGACGTGCGTGCAAGTGGCCGGATTGGTCGCAAAACGAATCCTTTGCCACGTAGCGCCGGGCGACCATTTGGCGCGCGGTCAGCGCTTCGGTTTCATACGATTCGGTTCGCGAGTGGATGTTTATTTACCGCTGAATACTAAAATTAATGTCAATATCGGTGACAAAGTGTCAGCGACATTAACTGTATTAGCAGAGTTTCGTGAAGAAGCTAGTGCAGCAGCTTGA
- the tldD gene encoding metalloprotease TldD produces MTTEYRVEPKDFLAIADRCLLSPYDIDASGLQQVLGQILTHKIDYADLYFQYSRSEGWMLEEGIVKSGSFNIEQGVGVRAISGEKTGFAYSDDISMPALVSAAQATRAIANQSGLQPVQIAKRNSLERRAQLYLPEDPIASLKDAEKVALLERLERYTRQLDRRVTQVIASLAGEYEVILVTRSDGLLAADVRPLVRLSLQVIAEENGRREQGVAGGGGRFSYAYFTDEILQDYAKKAVHQAMVNLDARPAPAGTMTVVLGSGWPGILLHEAIGHGLEGDFNRKGSSAFSGRVGERVAAPGVTVVDDGTIPRRRGSLNIDDEGNPTQCTVLIEDGILRGYLQDSLNARLMDLPVTGNGRRESFAHIPMPRMTNTYMLNGDKDPEEIIASVKHGLYAANFGGGQVDITSGKFVFSAAEAYMIEDGKITYPVKGATLIGNGPDVLTRVSMIGNDMLLDPGVGTCGKEGQSVPVGVGQPTLRIDGLTVGGTGI; encoded by the coding sequence ATGACAACCGAATACAGAGTAGAACCGAAGGACTTCCTGGCGATCGCGGATCGTTGTCTGTTGTCGCCTTATGATATCGATGCAAGCGGATTGCAACAGGTTCTGGGGCAAATCCTGACGCATAAAATCGACTATGCCGATCTTTATTTTCAGTATAGCCGCTCGGAAGGCTGGATGCTGGAGGAAGGCATTGTCAAATCGGGCAGTTTCAATATTGAGCAAGGTGTTGGTGTGCGTGCAATCAGCGGAGAAAAAACCGGGTTTGCGTATTCCGATGATATCAGCATGCCGGCATTGGTGTCGGCGGCTCAGGCAACACGGGCTATTGCCAATCAAAGCGGTTTGCAGCCGGTACAGATCGCCAAGCGGAATTCATTGGAGCGGCGGGCACAGCTTTATTTACCGGAAGATCCGATAGCCAGTCTCAAAGATGCGGAGAAGGTGGCCTTGCTGGAGCGGCTGGAGCGCTATACCCGGCAGCTTGATCGGCGCGTAACGCAGGTGATTGCGTCACTTGCAGGCGAATATGAGGTAATTTTGGTGACTCGTAGCGATGGATTGCTTGCGGCTGATGTAAGACCGCTGGTGCGTCTGTCACTGCAAGTGATCGCGGAGGAAAACGGCCGCCGTGAGCAAGGTGTGGCCGGTGGCGGCGGGCGCTTCAGTTATGCTTATTTTACCGATGAGATTTTGCAGGATTACGCGAAAAAGGCTGTGCATCAAGCCATGGTGAATCTGGATGCGCGCCCGGCACCGGCAGGCACGATGACGGTTGTTTTGGGAAGCGGCTGGCCTGGCATATTGCTGCACGAAGCGATCGGTCATGGATTGGAAGGCGATTTCAATCGCAAAGGAAGCTCAGCTTTTTCGGGCCGGGTCGGTGAACGTGTTGCGGCTCCCGGTGTCACTGTTGTCGACGATGGAACGATCCCGCGCCGGCGCGGTTCGTTGAATATTGATGACGAAGGCAATCCGACGCAATGTACGGTGTTGATAGAAGATGGCATACTGCGGGGCTATTTGCAGGATAGTCTGAATGCCCGGCTGATGGATTTGCCGGTTACCGGCAATGGGCGGCGTGAATCGTTCGCGCATATTCCGATGCCGCGCATGACCAACACGTACATGTTGAACGGCGACAAAGATCCGGAAGAAATTATCGCGTCCGTGAAGCATGGTTTGTATGCAGCAAATTTTGGCGGCGGCCAGGTCGACATTACCAGTGGCAAATTTGTTTTTTCCGCTGCTGAAGCTTACATGATTGAAGATGGTAAAATAACCTATCCGGTTAAAGGGGCAACCTTGATCGGTAACGGGCCTGATGTGTTGACCCGGGTTTCCATGATCGGTAACGATATGTTGCTGGATCCGGGTGTCGGGACATGCGGTAAGGAGGGTCAGAGTGTACCGGTGGGTGTCGGGCAACCGACGTTGCGTATTGATGGATTGACTGTCGGCGGGACAGGAATTTAA
- the pssA gene encoding CDP-diacylglycerol--serine O-phosphatidyltransferase — MPDSQPERTVLKTRLRRRGIYLLPNLFTTAALFAGFYAIVQAMNGNFEYSAIAVFIAMVLDGLDGRVARLTGTQSEFGAEYDSMSDMVSFGVAPALIVYEWALKDMGQWGWIIAFIYCACAALRLARFNTNIEVIDKRYFQGLPSPAAAALIAGLVWVTINFHIQGSDVKWLASIVTLFAALTMVSNIPYYSGKEFNLRRRVPFFTVLLIVLFFFVLIPSHPPLVLFFLFAAYAFSGYFVKLWRLGRNKKNSETPGT; from the coding sequence ATGCCCGATTCACAACCAGAACGTACCGTACTGAAAACCCGGTTGCGGCGGCGCGGCATCTATTTATTACCCAATCTATTTACAACCGCGGCGTTATTTGCCGGATTCTATGCCATCGTGCAAGCGATGAACGGAAATTTCGAGTATTCCGCAATTGCTGTTTTTATCGCGATGGTGCTGGATGGGCTTGATGGCAGAGTGGCTCGCTTGACCGGTACACAAAGTGAATTCGGCGCGGAATACGACAGTATGTCGGATATGGTCTCTTTCGGTGTTGCGCCGGCATTGATCGTATATGAATGGGCGTTAAAGGATATGGGGCAATGGGGTTGGATCATTGCATTCATTTATTGCGCGTGCGCGGCCTTGCGGCTCGCGCGTTTCAATACCAATATCGAGGTGATCGATAAACGTTACTTTCAGGGTTTGCCCAGTCCGGCAGCGGCTGCATTGATCGCCGGGCTGGTTTGGGTGACGATTAATTTTCACATACAAGGAAGCGATGTTAAGTGGCTGGCTTCTATTGTGACCTTATTCGCTGCATTAACGATGGTTAGCAATATTCCTTACTATAGCGGTAAGGAATTTAATCTGCGCCGTCGCGTGCCGTTTTTCACGGTTTTATTGATCGTACTGTTCTTTTTTGTATTGATTCCAAGTCATCCGCCCTTGGTGTTGTTCTTTTTGTTTGCGGCTTACGCATTTTCCGGTTATTTCGTCAAATTGTGGCGGCTCGGCAGAAATAAAAAAAATAGTGAAACACCCGGTACCTGA
- a CDS encoding 2-isopropylmalate synthase gives MQKHLIIFDTTLRDGEQSPGASMTKEEKVRIAWQLERMGVDVIEAGFPAASNGDFEAVKAVADSVKDSIVCGLARAIEADIQRAGEALKGAQAARIHTFIATSPIHMKKKLRMSPDQVIAQAIKAVKWARQYTDNVEFSPEDAGRSEIDFLCQILEAVIDAGATTLNIPDTVGYTMPEQFGKLIHNLRERIPNSDKAIFSVHCHNDLGLAVANSLAAVMNGARQVECTINGLGERAGNASLEEVVMAVRTRQDYFPCDTKIDTTHIVAASKLVSGITGFPVQPNKAIVGANAFAHESGIHQDGVLKHRETYEIMRAEDVGWGANKLLLGKHSGRNAFRNRLTELGIELGSEEMLNNTFMRFKELADKKHEIFDEDLHALVSDEVLVLQERYRLISLTVHCETGEVPYASIVISDDGKEMRAESEGSGPVDATFRAIEKLLSSEAKLQLFSVNNITSGTDAQGEVTVRLQKSDRIVNGHGSDTDIVVASAKAYLSALNKLHSKLERAHPQV, from the coding sequence ATGCAAAAGCATTTGATTATTTTTGATACAACGTTGCGTGACGGTGAACAAAGTCCTGGCGCATCCATGACGAAAGAAGAAAAGGTGCGTATTGCCTGGCAGCTGGAGCGCATGGGTGTCGATGTCATTGAAGCCGGTTTTCCGGCCGCTTCCAATGGCGACTTTGAAGCGGTCAAGGCAGTCGCCGATTCGGTGAAAGACAGTATTGTCTGCGGATTGGCGCGGGCGATTGAAGCGGATATTCAGCGTGCCGGTGAAGCGTTAAAAGGCGCGCAAGCAGCGCGTATTCACACGTTTATAGCGACCTCGCCGATCCATATGAAGAAAAAATTGCGTATGTCGCCTGATCAGGTCATTGCGCAAGCGATAAAAGCAGTGAAATGGGCGCGCCAATACACCGATAACGTTGAATTTTCACCGGAAGACGCCGGCCGGTCGGAAATCGATTTTCTGTGCCAGATTCTCGAAGCTGTGATCGACGCCGGTGCAACGACGTTGAATATTCCGGATACGGTCGGCTACACCATGCCGGAGCAGTTCGGTAAGCTGATCCATAATTTGCGCGAACGTATTCCAAATTCCGACAAAGCGATTTTTTCAGTTCATTGCCATAATGACCTAGGGTTGGCGGTGGCTAATTCACTTGCGGCCGTGATGAACGGCGCGCGCCAGGTCGAATGTACGATCAATGGCCTGGGAGAGCGTGCAGGTAATGCGTCGCTGGAGGAAGTTGTTATGGCAGTGCGCACACGGCAAGATTATTTTCCGTGCGACACCAAAATCGATACCACGCATATTGTTGCGGCCAGCAAATTGGTTTCCGGTATTACCGGTTTTCCGGTGCAACCGAATAAAGCGATCGTGGGTGCCAATGCCTTTGCGCATGAATCCGGCATTCACCAGGATGGTGTATTGAAGCATCGCGAGACCTACGAAATTATGCGTGCGGAGGATGTTGGCTGGGGAGCGAATAAGCTATTGCTGGGAAAACATTCGGGGCGTAACGCGTTTCGTAACCGTCTGACAGAATTGGGGATCGAACTGGGATCGGAAGAGATGCTCAATAACACTTTCATGCGCTTCAAGGAATTGGCGGATAAGAAACATGAAATCTTCGATGAAGACCTGCATGCACTGGTGTCCGACGAAGTGCTGGTGCTGCAAGAGCGTTACCGGCTCATATCGCTCACGGTGCATTGTGAAACCGGCGAGGTGCCATATGCAAGCATCGTGATTTCCGATGACGGCAAGGAGATGCGCGCTGAATCGGAGGGTAGCGGTCCAGTGGATGCCACGTTCCGGGCAATTGAAAAGTTGCTGTCGAGTGAAGCTAAACTGCAATTGTTTTCGGTGAACAACATAACCAGCGGAACCGATGCGCAAGGTGAGGTGACTGTGCGGCTGCAGAAATCCGACCGCATCGTCAACGGTCATGGTTCTGATACCGACATAGTCGTAGCTTCGGCAAAAGCTTATCTGAGTGCGCTGAATAAACTGCACAGCAAGCTCGAGCGGGCGCATCCGCAGGTGTAG
- the ilvC gene encoding ketol-acid reductoisomerase has product MKVYYDKDADLSLIKGKKVTILGYGSQGHAHANNLSESGVKVTVGLRKGGLSWSKAEKAGLKVMEVAEAVKDADVVMVLLPDEQIGAVYKREIEPGLKKNATLAFAHGFSVHYGQVTPRDDLDVIMIAPKGPGHLVRSTYLQGGGVPSLIAVHQDKSGKARDLALSYAAANGGTRGGVIETSFREETETDLFGEQVVLCGGLTALIQAGFETLVEAGYAPEMAYFECLHEVKLIVDLIYEGGIANMRYSISNNAEYGDVSRGPRIITDETRAEMRKILQQIQTGEYAREFILENQAGAPVLKSSRRIAAEHPIEQVGAKLRDMMPWIKKNKLVDQGKN; this is encoded by the coding sequence ATGAAAGTTTATTACGATAAAGATGCGGATCTATCTCTAATCAAAGGAAAGAAAGTCACGATATTGGGCTATGGCTCGCAAGGACATGCACATGCTAACAATTTGAGCGAATCCGGTGTGAAAGTGACCGTTGGTTTGCGCAAAGGGGGATTGTCCTGGAGTAAAGCGGAAAAAGCCGGATTAAAAGTCATGGAAGTTGCCGAAGCCGTTAAGGACGCCGATGTTGTCATGGTTCTGCTACCCGATGAACAAATTGGCGCGGTATATAAAAGGGAAATCGAGCCCGGTTTGAAGAAAAATGCGACTTTGGCTTTTGCGCACGGTTTCAGTGTGCATTATGGGCAAGTGACACCACGTGACGACCTTGATGTGATTATGATTGCACCTAAAGGACCGGGTCATTTGGTACGTTCGACTTACTTGCAAGGCGGTGGTGTACCGTCGCTGATTGCCGTGCATCAGGATAAATCCGGCAAAGCGCGCGATCTGGCGCTTTCTTACGCAGCGGCTAACGGCGGTACCCGCGGCGGTGTAATCGAAACCAGTTTCCGTGAGGAAACCGAAACCGATTTGTTCGGTGAACAGGTTGTACTGTGCGGCGGTTTAACTGCGTTGATTCAAGCCGGTTTTGAAACACTGGTGGAAGCCGGCTACGCGCCGGAAATGGCGTATTTCGAGTGTCTGCACGAGGTCAAGCTGATTGTCGATTTGATTTACGAAGGGGGGATCGCCAATATGCGCTACTCCATTTCCAACAATGCCGAGTATGGCGATGTGTCACGCGGGCCGCGCATTATTACCGACGAAACCCGTGCGGAAATGCGCAAAATTCTGCAGCAGATTCAAACCGGTGAATATGCGCGAGAATTCATTTTGGAAAATCAGGCCGGTGCACCTGTGCTTAAATCAAGCCGCCGCATCGCAGCCGAACATCCGATTGAGCAAGTGGGAGCCAAGCTGCGCGATATGATGCCGTGGATTAAGAAAAATAAACTGGTCGATCAAGGTAAAAACTAA
- the ilvN gene encoding acetolactate synthase small subunit yields the protein MRHIISLLMENEAGALSRVAGLFSARGYNIESLSVAPTEDPTLSRMTLVTIGSDEVVEQVTKQLNKLIEVVKIIDLNDGDHIERELMLVKVRAVGPDREEIKRLAEIFRGSIIDVTDKSYTIELTGTSSKLDAFLQVIERSAVLETVRTGASGIGRGEWILKV from the coding sequence ATGCGACATATTATTTCTTTATTGATGGAAAATGAAGCAGGAGCCTTGTCACGCGTGGCCGGCCTGTTCTCGGCACGCGGTTATAACATTGAGTCGCTTTCAGTCGCACCCACCGAGGATCCTACTTTGTCGCGAATGACGCTGGTCACGATCGGGTCGGATGAAGTCGTGGAGCAAGTCACCAAGCAATTGAATAAGCTGATCGAAGTGGTAAAAATCATCGATTTGAACGACGGTGATCATATCGAGCGCGAATTGATGCTGGTCAAAGTGCGTGCGGTCGGTCCGGATCGCGAAGAAATCAAACGGTTGGCTGAAATTTTCCGTGGCTCTATCATCGATGTGACGGATAAGTCCTATACCATTGAGCTAACGGGTACGAGTTCAAAATTGGATGCATTTCTTCAAGTGATCGAACGTAGCGCAGTGCTCGAAACAGTGCGCACCGGAGCCTCCGGCATAGGGCGCGGAGAATGGATTTTAAAGGTATAA
- a CDS encoding carbon-nitrogen hydrolase family protein — protein MMENKKNKGFRVAAIQMASGPSVSANLEEAARLIEDAVSRKAKLVVLPEYFCIMGMKDTDKLAVREQPGDGPIQKFLSETAKRLGIWLVGGSVPLASSETDKVYNSCLVYADNGAQVARYDKIHLFGLQLGHEHYAEEKTIKAGDKVVTVDSPFGRIGLSICYDLRFPELFRLMNKVDIILAPAAFTAITGKAHWEVLVRARAVENMAYVIAPGQGGYHVNGRETNGDSMIVDPWGVVMERLPRGSGAVVATIDPEYQTSLRTNLPALDHRILQPC, from the coding sequence ATGATGGAAAACAAAAAAAATAAAGGCTTTCGCGTTGCCGCCATTCAAATGGCTTCGGGACCGAGCGTATCGGCAAATCTGGAAGAGGCGGCACGTTTAATCGAAGATGCCGTTTCCCGGAAAGCCAAGCTGGTCGTATTACCGGAGTATTTCTGCATTATGGGGATGAAGGATACGGATAAGCTGGCGGTTAGGGAACAGCCGGGCGATGGGCCGATTCAGAAATTTCTTAGTGAAACGGCAAAACGGTTGGGTATATGGTTAGTCGGGGGATCGGTGCCATTGGCGTCATCCGAAACGGATAAAGTTTACAATAGCTGTTTGGTTTATGCGGATAATGGTGCGCAAGTTGCGCGCTACGACAAAATTCATTTATTCGGCCTGCAGCTCGGACATGAGCATTACGCCGAGGAAAAAACCATTAAAGCAGGCGATAAAGTGGTGACCGTCGATTCTCCGTTTGGCCGGATTGGCTTATCGATATGCTACGATTTGCGCTTTCCGGAATTATTCCGCTTGATGAATAAAGTTGATATTATCCTGGCACCCGCAGCGTTTACCGCGATTACCGGCAAAGCGCACTGGGAAGTGCTGGTACGTGCCCGTGCGGTTGAGAACATGGCGTATGTGATCGCACCAGGACAAGGGGGATATCATGTCAATGGGCGCGAGACCAATGGTGACAGCATGATCGTTGATCCCTGGGGGGTTGTGATGGAACGCCTGCCACGCGGCTCCGGAGCTGTTGTGGCAACAATCGATCCCGAGTATCAAACCAGTTTACGGACCAATTTGCCGGCGCTGGATCACCGCATTTTGCAACCGTGTTAA
- a CDS encoding acetolactate synthase 3 catalytic subunit: protein MSAELTGAEITIRCLQEEGVQCIFGYPGGAVLFIYDELFKQDKVRHILVRHEQAAIHAADGYARSSNKVGVALVTSGPGVTNAVTGIATAYMDSIPMVVISGQVPTSAIGLDAFQEVDTVGITRPCVKHNFLVKDITELASTIKKAFYIASTGRPGPVLVDIPKDVTQQKTKFVYPDKVSMRSYNPVTKGHARQIKKAAELILSAKRPMVYAGGGVILSDAAPQLTELTQMLNFPCTNTLMGLGGYPATDKQSLGMLGMHGTYEANMAMQYCDVLIAVGARFDDRVIGNPKHFSNENRKIIHIDIDPSSISKRVKVDVPIVGDVLDVLKELIKLLKAEKEKPDQVALKEWWKQIELWRERDCLKFDRGSKIIKPQMVIEKLFNITKGDAFITSDVGQHQMWAAQFYKFDKPRRWINSGGLGTMGFGMPAAMGVQLANPKGKVACITGEASIQMCIQELSTCKQYRLPLKIVNLNNRYMGMVRQWQEFFHGNRYAESYMNALPDFVKLAESYGHVGMKIEKPEDVEDALKEAFKLKDQLVFMDFITDQTENVFPMVPGGKGLSEMILV, encoded by the coding sequence ATGAGTGCGGAATTAACCGGTGCTGAAATCACCATACGCTGTCTGCAGGAAGAAGGCGTGCAGTGTATTTTCGGCTATCCTGGCGGTGCGGTGTTGTTTATTTATGATGAATTATTCAAGCAGGATAAAGTCCGGCATATATTAGTGCGCCATGAGCAGGCTGCAATACATGCCGCGGATGGTTATGCGCGCTCCAGCAATAAAGTGGGGGTGGCGCTGGTGACTTCGGGGCCGGGTGTTACCAATGCGGTGACAGGGATAGCGACGGCTTATATGGATTCCATTCCGATGGTGGTGATCAGCGGGCAGGTGCCGACCAGTGCGATCGGTCTTGATGCATTCCAGGAAGTTGATACGGTCGGTATCACGCGACCTTGCGTCAAGCATAATTTTCTGGTCAAAGATATAACCGAACTGGCGTCGACCATCAAAAAAGCTTTTTATATTGCATCGACAGGGCGTCCCGGTCCTGTGCTGGTCGATATTCCGAAAGACGTGACGCAACAGAAAACCAAGTTCGTGTACCCGGATAAGGTCAGCATGCGTTCCTATAATCCGGTGACCAAAGGGCATGCGCGGCAAATTAAAAAAGCGGCCGAATTGATACTCAGTGCCAAACGCCCCATGGTTTATGCCGGCGGTGGTGTGATTTTGAGTGATGCAGCTCCACAATTGACCGAATTGACGCAAATGCTGAATTTTCCCTGCACCAATACATTGATGGGGTTGGGCGGTTATCCCGCGACGGATAAACAGTCATTGGGTATGCTGGGGATGCACGGCACTTACGAAGCCAACATGGCGATGCAGTATTGTGATGTGCTGATAGCTGTGGGTGCTCGTTTTGACGATCGTGTGATCGGAAATCCGAAGCATTTTTCCAATGAAAATAGGAAGATAATTCATATCGATATCGACCCATCTTCCATTTCCAAACGCGTCAAAGTCGATGTGCCGATTGTCGGCGATGTTCTGGATGTGTTGAAAGAGCTGATCAAGTTGCTCAAGGCCGAGAAAGAAAAGCCGGATCAAGTCGCGTTGAAAGAGTGGTGGAAACAGATCGAGCTGTGGCGTGAACGGGATTGTTTGAAATTTGACCGCGGTAGCAAAATCATCAAACCGCAGATGGTGATTGAAAAGCTGTTCAACATCACCAAAGGCGATGCGTTTATTACTTCGGATGTCGGGCAACATCAAATGTGGGCGGCGCAGTTTTATAAATTCGATAAACCGCGCCGTTGGATTAATTCCGGCGGATTGGGCACGATGGGATTCGGTATGCCTGCCGCTATGGGGGTGCAACTCGCCAATCCGAAAGGAAAAGTGGCATGTATTACCGGAGAAGCGAGTATTCAAATGTGCATCCAGGAGCTATCAACCTGCAAGCAATATAGGTTGCCGTTGAAAATTGTTAACTTGAACAATCGCTATATGGGTATGGTCAGGCAATGGCAAGAGTTTTTTCACGGTAACCGCTATGCGGAATCCTATATGAATGCGCTACCCGATTTTGTCAAACTGGCGGAGAGCTACGGGCATGTCGGAATGAAGATTGAAAAACCGGAAGATGTGGAAGATGCTCTGAAAGAAGCATTTAAACTGAAAGATCAACTGGTGTTCATGGACTTCATTACCGATCAGACAGAAAACGTTTTCCCTATGGTACCGGGCGGCAAAGGCCTTTCTGAAATGATTCTGGTGTAG